One Lacticaseibacillus rhamnosus genomic window carries:
- a CDS encoding SprT family protein, with amino-acid sequence MTNQELQARVEAISMSAFHQPFNHQAVFNARLRTTGGRFYPATMNLDFNPKIFALYPSDVTDGIIKHELVHYHLFAQHRGYQHRDHDFKQLLAAVGGSRFAPSLPMNGRHYVYQCTRCGRQFVRRRRINVNRYACGVCRGKLRLQATRNN; translated from the coding sequence ATGACAAACCAAGAATTACAAGCACGTGTGGAAGCCATTTCTATGAGCGCATTTCACCAACCGTTCAACCACCAAGCCGTGTTTAATGCGCGATTGCGAACTACTGGCGGCCGGTTTTATCCTGCGACGATGAATCTGGATTTTAACCCCAAAATTTTTGCGCTTTATCCATCTGATGTCACGGATGGCATCATCAAGCATGAATTGGTGCACTACCATTTGTTCGCCCAGCATCGCGGCTATCAACATCGCGATCATGACTTCAAACAGTTACTGGCAGCAGTTGGCGGCTCGCGTTTTGCTCCGTCATTGCCGATGAACGGCCGACACTATGTTTATCAATGTACAAGGTGTGGCCGGCAATTTGTTCGGCGCCGACGGATTAATGTCAACCGGTACGCGTGCGGTGTCTGCCGTGGCAAATTACGACTGCAGGCAACACGAAATAACTAA